One stretch of Camelus bactrianus isolate YW-2024 breed Bactrian camel chromosome 21, ASM4877302v1, whole genome shotgun sequence DNA includes these proteins:
- the MEF2D gene encoding myocyte-specific enhancer factor 2D isoform X2, whose product MGRKKIQIQRITDERNRQVTFTKRKFGLMKKAYELSVLCDCEIALIIFNHSNKLFQYASTDMDKVLLKYTEYNEPHESRTNADIIEALHKKHRECESPEVDEVFALTPQTEEKYKKIDEEFDKMMQSYRLASAVPAPNFAMPVTVPVSNQSSLQFSNPSGSLVTPSLVTSSLTDPRLLSPQQPALQRNSVSPGLPQRPASAGAMLGGDLNSANGACPSPVGNGYVSARASPGLLPVANGNSLNKVIPAKSPPPPTHSAQLGAPSRKPDLRVITSQGGKGLMHHLTEDHLDLNNAQRLGVSQSTHSLTTPVVSVATPSLLSQGLPFSSMPTAYNTDYQLTSAELSSLPAFSSPGGLSLGNVTAWQQPQQPQQPPQPQPPQPQPQPQPQPQPPQPPQQPPPQQQPHLVPVSLSSLIPGSPLPHVGAALTVTTHPHISIKSEPVSPSRERSPAPPPPAVFPATRSEPGDGLSSPAGGSYETGDRDDGRGDFGPTLGLLRPAPEPEAEGSAVKRMRLDTWTLK is encoded by the exons ATGGGGAGGAAAAAGATTCAGATCCAGCGAATCACCGATGAGCGGAACCGACAG GTGACATTCACCAAGAGGAAGTTTGGGCTGATGAAGAAGGCATACGAGCTCAGCGTGCTCTGTGACTGCGAGATAGCGCTCATCATCTTCAACCACTCCAACAAGCTGTTCCAGTATGCCAGCACGGACATGGACAAGGTGCTGCTCAAGTACACGGAGTACAATGAGCCGCATGAGAGCCGCACCAACGCCGACATCATCGAG GCGCTGCACAAGAAGCACAGGGAATGTGAGAGCCCTGAGGTGGACGAGGTGTTTGCCCTGACCCCCCAGACggaagagaaatataaaaagatagACGAGGAGTTTGATAAAATGATGCAGAGTTATAGACTGGCC TCAGCTGTCCCGGCCCCCAACTTTGCCATGCCTGTCACGGTGCCCGTGTCCAATCAGAGCTCACTGCAGTTCAGCAATCCCAGCGGCTCCCTGGTCACCCCTTCCCTGGTGACGTCATCCCTCACGGACCCACGGCTCCTGTCCCCCCAGCAGCCAGCACTACAGAGGAACAGTGTGTCTCCCGGCCTGCCCCAGCGGCCAGCCAGTGCAG GGGCCATGCTGGGGGGAGACCTCAACAGTGCTAATGGAGCCTGCCCCAGCCCTGTTG GGAATGGCTATGTCAGTGCTCGGGCTTcccctggcctcctccctgtGGCCAATGGCAACAGCCTAAACAAGGTCATCCCTGCCAAGTCTCCGCCCCCGCCCACCCACAGCGCCCAGCTTGGAGCCCCCAGCCGCAAGCCTGACCTGAGGGTCATCACTtcccagggaggaaaggggttaATGCATCACTTG ACTGAGGACCATTTAGATCTG AATAATGCCCAACGCCTTGGGGTCTCCCAGTCTACCCACTCGCTCACCACCCCAGTGGTTTCGGTGGCAACACCAAGTTTACTCAGCCAGGGCCTCCCCTTCTCTTCCATGCCCACCGCCTACAACACAG ATTACCAGTTGACCAGTGCAGAGCTCTCCTCCTTACCAGCCTTCAGTTCGCCTGGGGGGCTGTCGCTAGGCAACGTCACCGCCTGGCAACAGCCACAACAGCCCCAGCAGCCGCCCCAGCCACAGCCTCCGCAGCcccagccgcagccgcagccgcagccccAGCCGCCCCAGCCAccgcagcagccgccgccgcagCAGCAGCCCCACCTGGTCCCTGTGTCTCTCAGCAGCCTGAT CCCGGGCAGCCCCCTGCCCCACGTGGGTGCTGCTCTCACAGTCACCACCCATCCCCACATCAGCATCAAGTCGGAACCAGTGTCCCCAAGCCGTGAGCGCAGCCCTGCGCCTCCCCCTCCAGCTGTGTTTCCGGCTACCCGCTCTGAGCCTGGCGACGGTCTCAGCAGCCCGGCTGGGGGCTCCTATGAGACAGGGGACCGGGATGATGGACGGGGGGACTTCGGGCCCACGCTGGGCTTGCTGCGCCCAGCCCCAGAGCCTGAGGCTGAGGGCTCAGCTGTGAAGAGGATGCGGCTCGATACCTGG ACATTAAAGTGA
- the MEF2D gene encoding myocyte-specific enhancer factor 2D isoform X3, whose product MGRKKIQIQRITDERNRQVTFTKRKFGLMKKAYELSVLCDCEIALIIFNHSNKLFQYASTDMDKVLLKYTEYNEPHESRTNADIIETLRKKGFNGCDSPEPDGEDSLEQSPLLEDKYRRASEELDGLFRRYGSAVPAPNFAMPVTVPVSNQSSLQFSNPSGSLVTPSLVTSSLTDPRLLSPQQPALQRNSVSPGLPQRPASAGAMLGGDLNSANGACPSPVGNGYVSARASPGLLPVANGNSLNKVIPAKSPPPPTHSAQLGAPSRKPDLRVITSQGGKGLMHHLNNAQRLGVSQSTHSLTTPVVSVATPSLLSQGLPFSSMPTAYNTDYQLTSAELSSLPAFSSPGGLSLGNVTAWQQPQQPQQPPQPQPPQPQPQPQPQPQPPQPPQQPPPQQQPHLVPVSLSSLIPGSPLPHVGAALTVTTHPHISIKSEPVSPSRERSPAPPPPAVFPATRSEPGDGLSSPAGGSYETGDRDDGRGDFGPTLGLLRPAPEPEAEGSAVKRMRLDTWTLK is encoded by the exons ATGGGGAGGAAAAAGATTCAGATCCAGCGAATCACCGATGAGCGGAACCGACAG GTGACATTCACCAAGAGGAAGTTTGGGCTGATGAAGAAGGCATACGAGCTCAGCGTGCTCTGTGACTGCGAGATAGCGCTCATCATCTTCAACCACTCCAACAAGCTGTTCCAGTATGCCAGCACGGACATGGACAAGGTGCTGCTCAAGTACACGGAGTACAATGAGCCGCATGAGAGCCGCACCAACGCCGACATCATCGAG ACCCTGAGGAAGAAGGGCTTCAACGGCTGCGACAGCCCGGAGCCCGACGGGGAGGACTCGCTGGAACAGAGCCCCCTGCTGGAGGACAAGTACCGGCGCGCCAGCGAGGAGCTGGACGGGCTCTTCCGGCGCTACGGG TCAGCTGTCCCGGCCCCCAACTTTGCCATGCCTGTCACGGTGCCCGTGTCCAATCAGAGCTCACTGCAGTTCAGCAATCCCAGCGGCTCCCTGGTCACCCCTTCCCTGGTGACGTCATCCCTCACGGACCCACGGCTCCTGTCCCCCCAGCAGCCAGCACTACAGAGGAACAGTGTGTCTCCCGGCCTGCCCCAGCGGCCAGCCAGTGCAG GGGCCATGCTGGGGGGAGACCTCAACAGTGCTAATGGAGCCTGCCCCAGCCCTGTTG GGAATGGCTATGTCAGTGCTCGGGCTTcccctggcctcctccctgtGGCCAATGGCAACAGCCTAAACAAGGTCATCCCTGCCAAGTCTCCGCCCCCGCCCACCCACAGCGCCCAGCTTGGAGCCCCCAGCCGCAAGCCTGACCTGAGGGTCATCACTtcccagggaggaaaggggttaATGCATCACTTG AATAATGCCCAACGCCTTGGGGTCTCCCAGTCTACCCACTCGCTCACCACCCCAGTGGTTTCGGTGGCAACACCAAGTTTACTCAGCCAGGGCCTCCCCTTCTCTTCCATGCCCACCGCCTACAACACAG ATTACCAGTTGACCAGTGCAGAGCTCTCCTCCTTACCAGCCTTCAGTTCGCCTGGGGGGCTGTCGCTAGGCAACGTCACCGCCTGGCAACAGCCACAACAGCCCCAGCAGCCGCCCCAGCCACAGCCTCCGCAGCcccagccgcagccgcagccgcagccccAGCCGCCCCAGCCAccgcagcagccgccgccgcagCAGCAGCCCCACCTGGTCCCTGTGTCTCTCAGCAGCCTGAT CCCGGGCAGCCCCCTGCCCCACGTGGGTGCTGCTCTCACAGTCACCACCCATCCCCACATCAGCATCAAGTCGGAACCAGTGTCCCCAAGCCGTGAGCGCAGCCCTGCGCCTCCCCCTCCAGCTGTGTTTCCGGCTACCCGCTCTGAGCCTGGCGACGGTCTCAGCAGCCCGGCTGGGGGCTCCTATGAGACAGGGGACCGGGATGATGGACGGGGGGACTTCGGGCCCACGCTGGGCTTGCTGCGCCCAGCCCCAGAGCCTGAGGCTGAGGGCTCAGCTGTGAAGAGGATGCGGCTCGATACCTGG ACATTAAAGTGA
- the MEF2D gene encoding myocyte-specific enhancer factor 2D isoform X1: protein MGRKKIQIQRITDERNRQVTFTKRKFGLMKKAYELSVLCDCEIALIIFNHSNKLFQYASTDMDKVLLKYTEYNEPHESRTNADIIETLRKKGFNGCDSPEPDGEDSLEQSPLLEDKYRRASEELDGLFRRYGSAVPAPNFAMPVTVPVSNQSSLQFSNPSGSLVTPSLVTSSLTDPRLLSPQQPALQRNSVSPGLPQRPASAGAMLGGDLNSANGACPSPVGNGYVSARASPGLLPVANGNSLNKVIPAKSPPPPTHSAQLGAPSRKPDLRVITSQGGKGLMHHLTEDHLDLNNAQRLGVSQSTHSLTTPVVSVATPSLLSQGLPFSSMPTAYNTDYQLTSAELSSLPAFSSPGGLSLGNVTAWQQPQQPQQPPQPQPPQPQPQPQPQPQPPQPPQQPPPQQQPHLVPVSLSSLIPGSPLPHVGAALTVTTHPHISIKSEPVSPSRERSPAPPPPAVFPATRSEPGDGLSSPAGGSYETGDRDDGRGDFGPTLGLLRPAPEPEAEGSAVKRMRLDTWTLK, encoded by the exons ATGGGGAGGAAAAAGATTCAGATCCAGCGAATCACCGATGAGCGGAACCGACAG GTGACATTCACCAAGAGGAAGTTTGGGCTGATGAAGAAGGCATACGAGCTCAGCGTGCTCTGTGACTGCGAGATAGCGCTCATCATCTTCAACCACTCCAACAAGCTGTTCCAGTATGCCAGCACGGACATGGACAAGGTGCTGCTCAAGTACACGGAGTACAATGAGCCGCATGAGAGCCGCACCAACGCCGACATCATCGAG ACCCTGAGGAAGAAGGGCTTCAACGGCTGCGACAGCCCGGAGCCCGACGGGGAGGACTCGCTGGAACAGAGCCCCCTGCTGGAGGACAAGTACCGGCGCGCCAGCGAGGAGCTGGACGGGCTCTTCCGGCGCTACGGG TCAGCTGTCCCGGCCCCCAACTTTGCCATGCCTGTCACGGTGCCCGTGTCCAATCAGAGCTCACTGCAGTTCAGCAATCCCAGCGGCTCCCTGGTCACCCCTTCCCTGGTGACGTCATCCCTCACGGACCCACGGCTCCTGTCCCCCCAGCAGCCAGCACTACAGAGGAACAGTGTGTCTCCCGGCCTGCCCCAGCGGCCAGCCAGTGCAG GGGCCATGCTGGGGGGAGACCTCAACAGTGCTAATGGAGCCTGCCCCAGCCCTGTTG GGAATGGCTATGTCAGTGCTCGGGCTTcccctggcctcctccctgtGGCCAATGGCAACAGCCTAAACAAGGTCATCCCTGCCAAGTCTCCGCCCCCGCCCACCCACAGCGCCCAGCTTGGAGCCCCCAGCCGCAAGCCTGACCTGAGGGTCATCACTtcccagggaggaaaggggttaATGCATCACTTG ACTGAGGACCATTTAGATCTG AATAATGCCCAACGCCTTGGGGTCTCCCAGTCTACCCACTCGCTCACCACCCCAGTGGTTTCGGTGGCAACACCAAGTTTACTCAGCCAGGGCCTCCCCTTCTCTTCCATGCCCACCGCCTACAACACAG ATTACCAGTTGACCAGTGCAGAGCTCTCCTCCTTACCAGCCTTCAGTTCGCCTGGGGGGCTGTCGCTAGGCAACGTCACCGCCTGGCAACAGCCACAACAGCCCCAGCAGCCGCCCCAGCCACAGCCTCCGCAGCcccagccgcagccgcagccgcagccccAGCCGCCCCAGCCAccgcagcagccgccgccgcagCAGCAGCCCCACCTGGTCCCTGTGTCTCTCAGCAGCCTGAT CCCGGGCAGCCCCCTGCCCCACGTGGGTGCTGCTCTCACAGTCACCACCCATCCCCACATCAGCATCAAGTCGGAACCAGTGTCCCCAAGCCGTGAGCGCAGCCCTGCGCCTCCCCCTCCAGCTGTGTTTCCGGCTACCCGCTCTGAGCCTGGCGACGGTCTCAGCAGCCCGGCTGGGGGCTCCTATGAGACAGGGGACCGGGATGATGGACGGGGGGACTTCGGGCCCACGCTGGGCTTGCTGCGCCCAGCCCCAGAGCCTGAGGCTGAGGGCTCAGCTGTGAAGAGGATGCGGCTCGATACCTGG ACATTAAAGTGA
- the MEF2D gene encoding myocyte-specific enhancer factor 2D isoform X4 → MGRKKIQIQRITDERNRQVTFTKRKFGLMKKAYELSVLCDCEIALIIFNHSNKLFQYASTDMDKVLLKYTEYNEPHESRTNADIIEALHKKHRECESPEVDEVFALTPQTEEKYKKIDEEFDKMMQSYRLASAVPAPNFAMPVTVPVSNQSSLQFSNPSGSLVTPSLVTSSLTDPRLLSPQQPALQRNSVSPGLPQRPASAGAMLGGDLNSANGACPSPVGNGYVSARASPGLLPVANGNSLNKVIPAKSPPPPTHSAQLGAPSRKPDLRVITSQGGKGLMHHLNNAQRLGVSQSTHSLTTPVVSVATPSLLSQGLPFSSMPTAYNTDYQLTSAELSSLPAFSSPGGLSLGNVTAWQQPQQPQQPPQPQPPQPQPQPQPQPQPPQPPQQPPPQQQPHLVPVSLSSLIPGSPLPHVGAALTVTTHPHISIKSEPVSPSRERSPAPPPPAVFPATRSEPGDGLSSPAGGSYETGDRDDGRGDFGPTLGLLRPAPEPEAEGSAVKRMRLDTWTLK, encoded by the exons ATGGGGAGGAAAAAGATTCAGATCCAGCGAATCACCGATGAGCGGAACCGACAG GTGACATTCACCAAGAGGAAGTTTGGGCTGATGAAGAAGGCATACGAGCTCAGCGTGCTCTGTGACTGCGAGATAGCGCTCATCATCTTCAACCACTCCAACAAGCTGTTCCAGTATGCCAGCACGGACATGGACAAGGTGCTGCTCAAGTACACGGAGTACAATGAGCCGCATGAGAGCCGCACCAACGCCGACATCATCGAG GCGCTGCACAAGAAGCACAGGGAATGTGAGAGCCCTGAGGTGGACGAGGTGTTTGCCCTGACCCCCCAGACggaagagaaatataaaaagatagACGAGGAGTTTGATAAAATGATGCAGAGTTATAGACTGGCC TCAGCTGTCCCGGCCCCCAACTTTGCCATGCCTGTCACGGTGCCCGTGTCCAATCAGAGCTCACTGCAGTTCAGCAATCCCAGCGGCTCCCTGGTCACCCCTTCCCTGGTGACGTCATCCCTCACGGACCCACGGCTCCTGTCCCCCCAGCAGCCAGCACTACAGAGGAACAGTGTGTCTCCCGGCCTGCCCCAGCGGCCAGCCAGTGCAG GGGCCATGCTGGGGGGAGACCTCAACAGTGCTAATGGAGCCTGCCCCAGCCCTGTTG GGAATGGCTATGTCAGTGCTCGGGCTTcccctggcctcctccctgtGGCCAATGGCAACAGCCTAAACAAGGTCATCCCTGCCAAGTCTCCGCCCCCGCCCACCCACAGCGCCCAGCTTGGAGCCCCCAGCCGCAAGCCTGACCTGAGGGTCATCACTtcccagggaggaaaggggttaATGCATCACTTG AATAATGCCCAACGCCTTGGGGTCTCCCAGTCTACCCACTCGCTCACCACCCCAGTGGTTTCGGTGGCAACACCAAGTTTACTCAGCCAGGGCCTCCCCTTCTCTTCCATGCCCACCGCCTACAACACAG ATTACCAGTTGACCAGTGCAGAGCTCTCCTCCTTACCAGCCTTCAGTTCGCCTGGGGGGCTGTCGCTAGGCAACGTCACCGCCTGGCAACAGCCACAACAGCCCCAGCAGCCGCCCCAGCCACAGCCTCCGCAGCcccagccgcagccgcagccgcagccccAGCCGCCCCAGCCAccgcagcagccgccgccgcagCAGCAGCCCCACCTGGTCCCTGTGTCTCTCAGCAGCCTGAT CCCGGGCAGCCCCCTGCCCCACGTGGGTGCTGCTCTCACAGTCACCACCCATCCCCACATCAGCATCAAGTCGGAACCAGTGTCCCCAAGCCGTGAGCGCAGCCCTGCGCCTCCCCCTCCAGCTGTGTTTCCGGCTACCCGCTCTGAGCCTGGCGACGGTCTCAGCAGCCCGGCTGGGGGCTCCTATGAGACAGGGGACCGGGATGATGGACGGGGGGACTTCGGGCCCACGCTGGGCTTGCTGCGCCCAGCCCCAGAGCCTGAGGCTGAGGGCTCAGCTGTGAAGAGGATGCGGCTCGATACCTGG ACATTAAAGTGA